The following coding sequences lie in one Peribacillus frigoritolerans genomic window:
- a CDS encoding SIS domain-containing protein, protein MNSYFEEVQALLTIVEEQEKQSIKESVEHITKAVMSDGIIHLFGSGHSHILTEEVFYRAGGLAAIRPIFVEDLMLFKGASRSSQLERQNDLSEKFMHAEDIRPGDVCIVISSSGVNPVPIDVATIAKEKGAFVIGLTSPEYAKICSSRHKQKHYLHDVVDLVIDNHIAKGDTLLKSNNIPFGSGSTVVGAVLLNMIFTQVIQTIIESGETPPVFLSSNIEGADEHNQKIIAKYKTRIPQL, encoded by the coding sequence ATGAACTCATACTTTGAAGAAGTACAGGCTTTACTCACAATTGTGGAAGAACAGGAAAAGCAATCAATTAAGGAATCTGTGGAACATATCACAAAAGCAGTGATGTCAGATGGAATCATCCATCTATTCGGAAGCGGACACTCTCATATTTTGACCGAAGAGGTATTCTACCGGGCAGGTGGGTTAGCCGCAATTCGTCCTATTTTCGTTGAAGATTTGATGCTTTTTAAGGGTGCATCAAGATCATCCCAACTTGAACGGCAAAATGACCTATCAGAAAAATTCATGCATGCGGAGGATATCCGTCCTGGTGATGTCTGTATCGTCATTTCATCATCCGGCGTAAATCCCGTTCCCATAGATGTCGCCACTATCGCCAAAGAAAAAGGGGCCTTCGTCATTGGACTAACATCACCGGAGTATGCAAAAATTTGTTCTTCACGGCATAAACAGAAGCATTATCTCCACGATGTCGTTGATTTGGTCATAGACAATCATATTGCCAAAGGTGACACATTACTGAAATCAAATAATATACCTTTTGGTTCTGGATCGACTGTGGTCGGGGCCGTTCTCCTCAATATGATTTTCACGCAAGTCATCCAAACGATTATTGAATCAGGAGAGACCCCTCCCGTATTCCTAAGCAGTAATATCGAAGGGGCAGATGAACACAATCAAAAGATCATCGCGAAATATAAAACAAGAATCCCCCAATTATGA
- a CDS encoding GntR family transcriptional regulator, producing the protein MIDKNSPLPIYFQIEEQIKKQIENGEFQAHDALPSEREYAEQFGISRMTVRQAINNLVNDGYLYRQKGRGTFVADKKLEQQLNGLTSFTEDMKARGLNPSSKLLSFEIIPADKKIASELHISLYAPVYEIKRIRLADDVPMALETVYMSANLIKGLTEEIINLSLYQYVENYVKLKIDYATQTLESSIASELEVTHLAIPKHSPILFIQRHTFLIDGTPLEYVKSAYRADRYKFSINISR; encoded by the coding sequence ATGATTGATAAAAACTCACCTCTTCCGATTTATTTTCAAATCGAAGAACAAATAAAAAAACAAATAGAAAACGGTGAGTTCCAAGCGCACGATGCCCTTCCATCTGAACGTGAATATGCCGAGCAATTCGGAATTAGCCGGATGACAGTCCGGCAAGCCATAAATAATTTGGTGAATGACGGATACTTATACCGTCAAAAAGGAAGGGGAACCTTTGTCGCCGATAAGAAGTTGGAGCAGCAGCTCAATGGGTTGACCAGTTTTACCGAGGACATGAAAGCCAGGGGATTGAATCCAAGCAGTAAGCTGCTGAGCTTTGAAATCATTCCGGCTGATAAGAAGATTGCCAGTGAATTGCACATTTCCCTTTATGCTCCCGTTTATGAAATAAAACGCATTCGGTTGGCTGATGATGTTCCAATGGCGCTCGAGACCGTGTACATGTCTGCCAATTTAATTAAAGGATTAACTGAAGAAATCATTAACCTTTCTCTTTACCAATATGTGGAGAACTACGTTAAACTTAAAATAGACTATGCTACACAAACGTTGGAATCATCGATTGCTTCTGAATTAGAAGTCACCCATTTAGCGATTCCAAAGCACTCACCCATATTATTCATTCAAAGGCATACGTTCCTAATAGATGGAACTCCCCTTGAATATGTTAAATCGGCTTATCGTGCGGACAGGTACAAGTTCAGTATCAATATAAGCAGATAA
- the nagB gene encoding glucosamine-6-phosphate deaminase — translation MNIIQVQDYMEMSRTAAEIVIGKVKGNPNIKLGLATGGTPKGMYDNLIEDHVRNHTSYENVTSFNLDEYIGLKPNDPNSYHYYMDDSLFNHININKESTHLPNGTADDTNGECKRYDEIIDSAGGIDLQILGIGQNGHIGFNEPGTSFTSGTHVVTLEESTRQANARYFDSIDEVPTHAVTMGISTIMKSKEILLLISGEEKAETLKKLIHGDISEEFPASILKKHNNVTIIADQKALSGVIIP, via the coding sequence ATGAATATCATACAAGTGCAGGACTACATGGAAATGAGCCGGACAGCCGCAGAAATAGTGATCGGAAAAGTGAAAGGAAATCCAAATATCAAATTGGGCCTTGCAACAGGCGGTACCCCTAAAGGAATGTACGATAATTTGATTGAAGATCACGTGCGTAATCATACTTCTTACGAAAATGTAACGTCTTTTAATCTTGACGAGTATATCGGCTTAAAACCAAATGATCCAAACAGCTACCATTATTATATGGATGACTCCTTATTCAATCACATCAATATAAATAAAGAGAGCACTCACCTGCCAAACGGCACAGCAGATGACACCAACGGAGAATGTAAACGATATGATGAAATAATTGATTCCGCGGGAGGGATTGATCTTCAGATACTTGGCATTGGGCAAAATGGCCATATTGGTTTTAATGAACCCGGAACTTCCTTCACATCCGGTACACATGTCGTGACACTCGAAGAATCCACGCGTCAAGCGAATGCACGTTATTTCGATTCCATAGACGAAGTTCCTACACATGCCGTTACGATGGGCATTTCAACAATCATGAAAAGCAAAGAAATTCTGTTGCTGATATCTGGTGAAGAAAAAGCCGAAACACTGAAGAAATTGATACACGGTGACATTTCAGAGGAATTCCCTGCTTCTATCCTAAAAAAACATAATAATGTTACAATTATCGCAGACCAAAAAGCATTATCCGGTGTGATAATACCCTAA